Proteins encoded within one genomic window of Polycladomyces subterraneus:
- a CDS encoding 1-deoxy-D-xylulose-5-phosphate reductoisomerase, which produces MRHLAILGSTGSIGTNTLAVAAEHPDQFEVMALAAGTNVEEMVRQVNRFRPRLVSMATKEAAEAVQSRVDAGVKVMWGDEGVMAVATHPDADYVVSALVGSRGLRPTLAAIEAGKAIGLANKETLVTAGHIVKKAAERAGVTIYPIDSEHSAIFQCLNGERHKDVHRIILTASGGAFRDWTREQLAEATPEAALKHPNWSMGAKVTIDSATMMNKGLEVIEAHWLFDLSYDRIDVVIHPESIIHSMVEFVDGAVMAQLGTPDMRVPIQYALTYPKRLSLSTKRLDWVELGSLHFRRADFDRYPCLRMAYEAGRIGGTMPTVLNAANEVAVERFLAREISFLEMEKVIERVMERHQPITEPSLEAIDEADRWARSVAYDDRVRV; this is translated from the coding sequence ATGAGACATCTGGCCATTCTCGGTTCGACGGGTTCCATCGGTACCAATACGCTGGCTGTGGCGGCGGAGCACCCCGATCAGTTTGAAGTCATGGCGCTGGCAGCCGGAACCAATGTCGAAGAGATGGTGCGACAAGTGAACCGTTTTCGCCCCCGTCTGGTTTCCATGGCGACGAAGGAAGCGGCTGAGGCGGTGCAGAGCCGGGTGGATGCCGGCGTGAAAGTGATGTGGGGCGATGAAGGGGTGATGGCGGTAGCCACGCATCCGGATGCCGATTATGTTGTGTCCGCTTTGGTCGGCAGTCGCGGCCTGCGCCCGACATTGGCGGCGATCGAAGCGGGTAAGGCCATTGGACTGGCCAACAAGGAGACGTTGGTCACGGCGGGGCATATCGTCAAAAAGGCGGCGGAACGCGCGGGTGTCACCATCTACCCAATCGACAGCGAACACTCTGCGATTTTCCAATGTCTGAATGGGGAACGCCACAAGGATGTTCACCGGATCATCTTGACGGCTTCCGGCGGGGCATTTCGGGATTGGACGCGCGAGCAATTGGCCGAGGCGACGCCGGAGGCAGCGCTGAAACACCCCAATTGGTCGATGGGAGCCAAGGTCACCATCGATTCCGCCACCATGATGAACAAAGGGTTGGAAGTGATTGAGGCGCACTGGCTGTTCGATCTTTCATATGATCGGATCGATGTGGTCATCCATCCGGAGAGTATCATCCATTCGATGGTAGAGTTTGTCGATGGTGCCGTGATGGCACAATTGGGAACGCCGGATATGCGCGTACCCATTCAATACGCGCTCACGTATCCGAAGCGACTTTCGCTCAGCACGAAACGATTGGACTGGGTCGAGTTGGGCAGCCTTCATTTCCGCCGGGCGGATTTTGACCGGTATCCCTGTTTGAGAATGGCGTATGAGGCGGGACGAATCGGCGGTACGATGCCAACCGTCCTCAATGCCGCCAACGAAGTGGCTGTCGAACGCTTTTTGGCGCGGGAGATTTCCTTCTTGGAAATGGAGAAGGTCATTGAGCGGGTGATGGAACGGCACCAACCCATCACCGAACCTTCGTTGGAAGCGATCGATGAGGCAGACCGATGGGCGAGAAGCGTCGCCTACGATGACCGGGTACGCGTGTGA
- a CDS encoding PolC-type DNA polymerase III yields MSSAALKLEKLLAHANLSPEWWNEHFSGAYIEKVRVSRKRQSWTILLRLPRLVPPHIVQEAQERISRAFQAYARVSLKVRFDHVEMNQLLEVYWQVIRHHVAENVSAAAAGWLGKATWNWERDRLTIVFPNPMMLNMARQKRVDDAIASYLQDLSGGRISVILSSEQAETAEERFREQQEEAMRALVEEALVQREEAKSGSAEPPAHEPEELAIGYDFQDEPIPIRQIQEEERRVAIKGEVFNSEVRELRSGRTLLTFNLTDFTDSIQVKVFARDKEDAAMLSRVKDGIWVKARGSVQFDTFARELVLIANDLRETAPVRRMDTAEEKRVELHLHTSMSAMDGVYDAGDMIKRAAEWGHPAVAVTDHGVVQAFPEAYSAGKKHGIKVILGVEAYVVDDGVPIVMNAAHRELKEDTYVVFDVETTGLSAVHDTIIELAAVKVKNGEIIDRFESFANPHRPLTAQITELTGITDDMLEGAPEVEDVLSRFLEFVGDSVLVAHNARFDMGFLQMGVKRMGLQSVTNPVIDTLELARFLYPGMKNYRLNTLCKQFDIHLEQHHRAIYDAEATGYLTWKMIVDCVERDIRYLEQLNDFTGERDISRLRPFHAIILVQNETGLKNLYKLISLSHLKYFGNKTPRIPRSELIKHREGLIIGSGCEKGELYEAALQKSPQEVEAIAQFYDYLEIQPVEVNRHLIEKGIVESEERLREANRLLVEIGEKLGKPVVATSNAHYLDEWDAIYREILVANDNRFRQTDPLPKVYFRTTDEMLEEFSYLGEDKAFEVVVANSRKIADMVEELKPFPDELHTPIIEGADEELRRICYETAKNTYGDPLPDIVRERLEKELNSIIKHGFAVIYLIAHKLVTKSLSDGYLVGSRGSVGSSFVATMSSITEVNPLPPHYICPNCKYNEFITDGSVASGFDLPRKDCPECGTPLKKDGHDIPFETFLGFEGDKVPDIDLNFSGEYQPRAHKYTEELFGKDYVYRAGTISTVAEKTAYGFVKKYQEERQLNWRNAEVERMVRGCSGVKRTTGQHPGGLMVIPNNREVYDFTPIQRPADDPKSETITTHFDYHAISGRLLKLDILGHDDPTVIRMLQDLTGVDPKTIPTDDPEVLKLFSGTESLGVTPEDLGGNTMGTLGIPEFGTRFVRQMLEDTKPTTFGELVRISGLSHGTDVWLNNAQDLIRSGTAKLSEVISTRDDIMVYLIYKGLPPSKAFKIMEKVRKGKGLTDEEADFMRQHNVPEWYIESCRKIKYMFPKAHAVAYVMMAVRIAWFKVYYPAEYYATYFSVRADDFDLELVLKGKDAIRRQIEEILEKGNAATAKEKGLLTVLESAQEMLARGLKFGNIDLYRSDAIRFQVDGDRLLPPFSSVSGIGENAARNIVQAREQGEFLSIEDLQKRSRISSAVVEVLKKLGCLEGLPESNQLTLF; encoded by the coding sequence ATGTCTTCTGCGGCTCTCAAACTGGAGAAGTTGTTGGCGCATGCCAATCTGTCGCCAGAGTGGTGGAACGAGCATTTTTCGGGTGCGTACATAGAAAAGGTTCGGGTCAGTCGCAAGAGGCAGTCATGGACGATCCTTCTTCGCTTGCCCCGTTTGGTACCTCCGCATATCGTACAGGAGGCGCAAGAGCGGATTTCCCGGGCGTTTCAGGCGTATGCCCGCGTTTCACTCAAGGTCCGCTTTGATCATGTGGAAATGAACCAGCTGCTGGAGGTTTACTGGCAAGTGATCCGGCATCATGTGGCAGAGAACGTTTCCGCTGCAGCAGCTGGTTGGTTGGGCAAAGCAACATGGAACTGGGAACGGGATCGGCTCACCATCGTGTTTCCCAATCCGATGATGTTGAATATGGCACGTCAAAAACGGGTGGACGATGCAATCGCTTCCTATTTGCAGGATCTTTCCGGCGGACGCATTTCGGTGATCCTGTCGAGTGAACAGGCCGAAACGGCGGAGGAGCGCTTTCGCGAACAACAGGAAGAAGCGATGCGCGCATTGGTGGAGGAAGCGTTGGTTCAGCGTGAGGAAGCCAAGTCTGGGTCGGCGGAACCACCCGCCCACGAGCCGGAAGAGCTGGCGATCGGATACGACTTTCAGGATGAACCGATTCCGATCAGACAGATTCAGGAAGAAGAGCGACGCGTCGCCATCAAGGGGGAAGTATTCAATTCCGAGGTTCGCGAATTGCGAAGCGGACGGACGCTGTTGACGTTTAACCTCACTGATTTTACGGATTCGATTCAAGTCAAGGTGTTTGCCCGCGACAAAGAAGATGCGGCCATGCTTTCCCGCGTCAAAGACGGTATATGGGTGAAGGCGCGCGGCTCCGTCCAGTTTGATACCTTTGCCCGTGAGCTGGTGTTGATCGCAAACGACTTGCGCGAGACGGCCCCGGTGCGCAGGATGGACACGGCGGAAGAGAAACGGGTGGAATTGCATCTGCACACGTCGATGAGTGCGATGGACGGTGTATACGATGCGGGTGATATGATCAAACGGGCGGCCGAGTGGGGTCACCCAGCGGTGGCGGTCACTGACCACGGTGTCGTGCAGGCGTTTCCCGAAGCCTACAGTGCGGGGAAAAAGCACGGCATCAAGGTGATTCTGGGTGTCGAGGCGTATGTGGTGGACGATGGGGTCCCGATTGTGATGAACGCTGCCCACCGTGAGCTGAAAGAGGATACCTATGTGGTGTTCGACGTGGAGACGACGGGCTTGTCCGCCGTGCACGACACCATTATCGAGCTGGCCGCGGTCAAGGTGAAAAACGGTGAAATTATTGACCGTTTCGAGTCGTTTGCCAACCCGCACCGTCCGCTGACAGCCCAGATTACGGAACTGACCGGGATTACAGACGACATGCTGGAAGGGGCACCGGAAGTGGAGGACGTGCTGTCCCGTTTTCTGGAGTTTGTCGGCGACAGCGTCCTGGTGGCTCACAATGCCCGTTTCGACATGGGCTTCTTGCAGATGGGAGTAAAACGGATGGGGTTGCAGTCGGTGACCAACCCCGTCATCGACACATTGGAATTGGCCCGCTTCCTCTATCCGGGGATGAAAAACTACCGACTGAACACCCTCTGTAAACAGTTTGACATCCATCTAGAACAGCATCACCGGGCCATCTATGATGCGGAAGCGACCGGATACCTTACGTGGAAGATGATCGTCGACTGCGTCGAACGGGATATCCGATATCTCGAACAGCTGAACGATTTCACCGGTGAACGGGATATCAGCCGTTTGCGGCCTTTTCACGCGATTATACTTGTCCAAAATGAAACCGGTCTGAAGAACCTTTACAAGCTGATTTCGCTTTCCCATCTGAAATACTTCGGTAACAAAACACCACGCATTCCGCGCAGTGAACTGATCAAACACCGGGAAGGGCTGATCATCGGGTCAGGTTGTGAGAAAGGGGAGCTGTACGAGGCGGCATTGCAGAAGTCTCCGCAAGAAGTGGAAGCGATCGCGCAGTTCTACGATTATCTGGAGATCCAGCCGGTGGAAGTGAACCGCCACCTGATCGAAAAAGGGATCGTCGAAAGCGAGGAGCGTCTGCGCGAGGCCAACCGTTTGTTGGTGGAGATCGGGGAGAAATTGGGCAAACCGGTGGTGGCCACATCCAATGCCCACTACCTTGACGAGTGGGATGCGATATACCGTGAGATTTTGGTGGCCAACGACAACCGTTTCCGTCAAACCGACCCGTTGCCCAAAGTCTATTTCCGCACCACCGACGAAATGTTGGAGGAGTTTTCGTATCTCGGCGAAGACAAGGCGTTTGAGGTGGTGGTGGCTAATTCACGCAAAATTGCTGATATGGTGGAAGAGCTGAAGCCTTTCCCTGATGAATTGCACACCCCGATCATCGAAGGCGCGGACGAAGAGCTGCGGCGCATTTGTTATGAGACGGCAAAAAACACGTATGGTGATCCGCTGCCGGACATCGTGCGCGAGCGGTTGGAAAAGGAACTTAACAGCATTATCAAGCACGGGTTTGCCGTTATTTATCTCATCGCTCATAAATTGGTGACCAAATCGCTGTCCGACGGATACCTGGTAGGATCGCGGGGGTCGGTCGGATCGTCTTTTGTGGCGACGATGAGTTCGATCACAGAGGTAAACCCATTGCCGCCGCACTATATCTGTCCCAACTGCAAATACAATGAATTTATCACCGACGGCTCGGTGGCGTCCGGTTTCGACTTACCGCGCAAGGATTGTCCGGAGTGTGGTACGCCGTTGAAAAAAGACGGGCACGATATCCCGTTTGAGACGTTCCTCGGATTCGAGGGGGACAAAGTACCCGATATCGATTTGAACTTCTCCGGGGAGTACCAGCCCCGCGCCCACAAATACACTGAGGAATTGTTCGGCAAGGATTACGTGTATCGTGCCGGAACGATCTCGACGGTGGCTGAAAAGACGGCGTATGGGTTTGTGAAAAAGTACCAGGAGGAGCGGCAGCTCAACTGGCGGAATGCAGAGGTCGAGCGCATGGTGCGCGGATGCAGCGGGGTGAAGCGGACAACCGGGCAGCATCCCGGCGGGCTGATGGTCATTCCCAACAACCGGGAAGTGTATGATTTCACCCCCATTCAGCGTCCGGCGGACGATCCCAAATCGGAGACGATCACGACGCACTTCGATTACCATGCGATCAGCGGCCGCCTGTTGAAACTGGATATCCTGGGTCACGACGATCCGACAGTGATCCGCATGTTGCAGGATTTGACCGGTGTGGACCCCAAAACGATTCCGACCGACGATCCCGAAGTGTTGAAGCTGTTCAGCGGGACGGAGTCGCTCGGGGTGACACCGGAGGACTTGGGCGGCAACACGATGGGTACCCTGGGCATTCCCGAATTCGGCACCCGTTTTGTCCGTCAAATGCTGGAGGACACCAAGCCGACTACATTTGGCGAGCTGGTCCGCATCTCCGGGTTGTCCCACGGGACCGATGTGTGGCTCAACAACGCCCAGGATCTGATCCGCAGTGGTACGGCGAAGCTGTCCGAGGTGATTTCTACCCGGGACGACATCATGGTCTATCTGATCTACAAGGGATTGCCACCCTCCAAAGCGTTCAAGATCATGGAGAAGGTACGGAAAGGGAAAGGTCTGACCGACGAAGAGGCCGATTTCATGCGGCAGCATAATGTGCCGGAGTGGTATATCGAATCCTGCCGCAAGATCAAGTACATGTTCCCTAAAGCACACGCGGTGGCTTACGTGATGATGGCCGTGCGCATCGCTTGGTTCAAGGTGTACTATCCGGCGGAGTATTATGCCACCTATTTCTCGGTTCGTGCCGACGATTTCGACTTGGAGCTGGTGCTCAAGGGTAAGGATGCGATCCGTCGGCAGATCGAGGAGATCCTGGAAAAAGGTAACGCCGCCACGGCCAAGGAAAAGGGCTTGCTGACCGTATTGGAATCGGCGCAGGAGATGTTGGCCCGCGGCCTCAAGTTCGGTAACATCGATTTGTACCGCTCTGACGCCATCCGGTTCCAGGTGGACGGCGACCGCCTGCTTCCGCCGTTTTCCTCCGTCTCCGGTATTGGGGAAAACGCGGCGCGCAATATCGTACAGGCACGGGAGCAGGGCGAGTTTCTCTCCATTGAAGACTTGCAAAAGCGGAGCCGTATATCCAGCGCAGTAGTGGAAGTGCTTAAAAAACTGGGTTGTCTCGAAGGGTTGCCGGAGAGCAACCAGTTGACGCTGTTTTAA
- a CDS encoding phosphatidate cytidylyltransferase: MKQRVITGVLGAAGFLFLLWMGGWWYTGLVGLLATVGYAEYCRMNRVKWDSLQAAVGFLVVWLLFLSGLVSDDRHPYAGVFHSPENILIGLILYFLLTVWTKNRVNIHETAYLLVGALYIGYGFSFMMQLIWRPDGWAWTLLVLLITWTNDSGAYFVGRRYGRRRLWPAISPNKTVEGSIGGIIFSVLMGVAVGLILPIETEPLALLGISLLVAATGQLGDLVESAWKRTTGVKDSGMLLPGHGGVLDRFDSLLFSLIVLKVCHLI; this comes from the coding sequence ATGAAGCAACGTGTGATCACGGGGGTGTTGGGCGCCGCGGGATTTCTTTTCCTTCTGTGGATGGGCGGTTGGTGGTACACCGGACTGGTTGGCCTGCTGGCTACGGTGGGATATGCGGAATACTGCCGGATGAACCGTGTGAAGTGGGACAGCTTGCAAGCAGCCGTCGGCTTTTTGGTGGTCTGGCTCCTGTTTTTGTCCGGACTGGTTTCGGATGATCGCCACCCGTACGCGGGCGTTTTCCATTCACCCGAAAACATATTGATCGGTCTCATTCTCTATTTTCTGCTGACCGTGTGGACCAAAAACCGCGTCAACATTCATGAGACAGCCTATCTGCTGGTCGGTGCGCTATACATAGGTTATGGTTTTTCGTTTATGATGCAGTTGATCTGGCGACCTGATGGGTGGGCATGGACGCTATTGGTACTGTTGATTACATGGACCAATGACTCAGGTGCCTATTTTGTCGGGAGACGGTATGGTCGGCGCAGACTGTGGCCGGCCATCAGTCCCAACAAAACAGTAGAAGGCTCCATTGGCGGCATCATTTTCTCCGTTTTGATGGGTGTTGCCGTCGGATTGATTTTGCCCATCGAAACCGAACCGCTTGCACTGTTGGGTATCAGCCTGCTCGTCGCAGCGACGGGCCAGTTGGGTGATTTGGTCGAATCGGCGTGGAAACGTACCACAGGGGTAAAGGACTCCGGAATGTTGCTCCCGGGGCACGGCGGCGTATTGGACCGATTCGACAGCTTGCTGTTCAGTTTGATTGTGCTCAAAGTCTGTCACCTGATTTGA
- a CDS encoding proline--tRNA ligase, translating to MRQKTALIPTLREVSEAEMVSHRLMLRAGLIRQLAAGVYTYMPLAYRVLRKVEQIVREEMDRTGAQELLLPAMHPAELWQETGRYETYGPELVKLKDRHEREFVLGPTHEEVITDLVRHFVNSYKRLPMTLYQIQTKFRDERRPRSGLLRGREFIMKDAYSFHTDRESLDETYQAMYDAYVNVFTRCGLDFRAVEADAGAIGGKGTHEFMVLADSGEDTIALCNDCDYAANIEMAEVVFNEPTEVTRGERQPEKVATPKASTIEEVTKVLGVESDQVIKSILFVADKEPVLVLVRGDHEVNEVKVKNVLNAAICELADEATVRRVTGAPVGFAGPVGLKEKVKILADQAVKVMPEAVVGANEADAHLIHVVPERDFQVDLYADLRNIQEGDVCPRCGGSIRFARGIEVGHVFKLGTRYSEVMRGTFLDKEGREQPYIMGCYGIGISRTVAAVIEQHHDENGIIWPSSIAPFQIHLIAVNMKNEDQARTAEQLYEALKQAGYEVLFDDREERAGVKFKDADLIGIPLRITVGAKAAEGLVEYKFRRSGESGQLAVQEVLEQLPELLKRVDQPVS from the coding sequence ATGAGGCAAAAAACAGCTTTGATACCTACCTTACGTGAAGTTTCCGAAGCGGAGATGGTCAGCCATCGCCTGATGCTCCGGGCTGGCTTGATCCGTCAACTGGCGGCGGGAGTTTACACATATATGCCGCTGGCGTACCGCGTGTTGCGGAAAGTGGAACAGATTGTGCGCGAAGAGATGGATCGGACGGGTGCGCAGGAGTTGTTACTGCCGGCGATGCATCCGGCCGAACTTTGGCAAGAAACCGGTCGGTACGAAACCTACGGACCGGAACTGGTCAAGCTGAAAGACCGTCACGAGCGGGAGTTTGTTTTGGGACCGACTCATGAAGAAGTGATCACCGATCTGGTTCGTCACTTCGTCAATTCGTATAAACGTCTGCCGATGACGTTGTATCAGATCCAGACCAAATTCCGCGACGAGCGTCGTCCGCGATCCGGTTTGTTGCGCGGTCGGGAATTTATCATGAAAGATGCCTACTCTTTCCACACGGACCGGGAAAGCCTGGACGAGACTTACCAAGCGATGTACGATGCCTATGTCAACGTGTTCACCCGTTGCGGATTGGATTTCCGTGCGGTGGAAGCGGACGCCGGCGCCATCGGAGGAAAGGGGACGCACGAGTTCATGGTGCTGGCCGACTCCGGTGAGGATACGATTGCGCTCTGTAATGACTGCGACTATGCGGCCAATATCGAAATGGCCGAGGTGGTGTTCAACGAACCGACGGAAGTGACGCGCGGGGAGCGTCAGCCGGAGAAAGTAGCCACCCCGAAGGCGTCCACCATTGAAGAAGTGACAAAAGTGTTGGGCGTTGAGTCGGATCAGGTGATCAAAAGCATCTTGTTCGTCGCCGACAAGGAACCGGTACTGGTTTTGGTTCGCGGTGACCATGAAGTGAACGAGGTCAAGGTGAAAAACGTGCTGAACGCCGCGATCTGCGAGTTGGCTGACGAAGCGACCGTCCGGCGCGTGACAGGAGCACCGGTCGGTTTTGCCGGGCCGGTCGGCTTAAAGGAAAAAGTGAAAATCCTGGCCGACCAGGCTGTCAAAGTGATGCCCGAAGCGGTGGTTGGTGCCAACGAAGCTGACGCGCACTTGATTCATGTGGTGCCGGAGCGGGATTTCCAAGTGGATCTGTATGCCGATTTGCGCAACATCCAAGAGGGCGATGTCTGCCCGCGTTGCGGTGGCTCCATCCGGTTTGCCCGCGGCATCGAAGTGGGACATGTGTTTAAGCTAGGCACCCGCTATAGCGAAGTGATGCGCGGGACGTTCTTGGACAAAGAAGGTCGGGAGCAACCGTATATTATGGGATGTTACGGGATCGGCATCTCCCGGACGGTGGCGGCGGTCATCGAGCAACACCATGACGAAAACGGGATCATCTGGCCGTCCAGCATTGCTCCGTTCCAAATTCACCTGATCGCCGTCAATATGAAAAACGAGGATCAGGCGCGTACGGCTGAACAATTGTACGAAGCGCTGAAACAAGCCGGATATGAAGTGTTATTTGACGACCGGGAAGAACGTGCCGGCGTGAAGTTCAAAGATGCCGACCTGATCGGCATTCCCCTTCGGATCACGGTGGGGGCCAAAGCCGCGGAGGGATTGGTCGAATACAAATTCCGCCGATCCGGAGAAAGTGGCCAGTTGGCCGTACAGGAAGTGTTGGAGCAACTGCCGGAGCTGCTCAAACGCGTGGATCAACCGGTGTCGTGA
- the rseP gene encoding RIP metalloprotease RseP, which yields MQTILSFVIVLSVLVFIHELGHFLFAKRAGILVREFAIGFGPKIFSRWKGETLYSIRALPLGGFVRMAGEDPEIVELQTGSKVAVELDDQDRVTGFFFPKHPKYQSLPVKGKVTGMDLEKDLFVRLETEDGRPLRYDVHPQAFLYRDLKDKTQIAPLDRQFSSKTLGQRALTILAGPVFNIVLATILFMVLVKLTGVESKVIHDVVPGSPAAESGLKSGDVIRAVNGQTIRDGDDLRDKVQQSQGQPILVTVQRGDQVFQTKVKPIWNPQIKQYLMNVRLQQQPATATEVVAKGAKETVIWTDRIFEGFGQLITGKIGIQSLGGPVQIASITGQAAEAGFLALIRWTALLSLYLGVFNLLPIPALDGSRLVFIGLEALRGRPVDPNKESMVHFVGFALLMVLMLAVTYNDIMKVFFSQR from the coding sequence ATGCAAACCATCTTGTCGTTTGTCATCGTGTTGAGCGTGTTGGTGTTTATTCATGAATTGGGACATTTCCTCTTTGCCAAACGGGCGGGCATCTTGGTGAGGGAGTTCGCCATCGGGTTCGGTCCCAAGATTTTCTCCCGTTGGAAAGGGGAAACCCTGTATTCGATCCGCGCTTTACCGTTGGGTGGCTTTGTACGTATGGCGGGGGAAGACCCGGAAATCGTCGAATTGCAGACGGGATCCAAAGTGGCTGTGGAATTGGACGATCAGGATCGTGTGACGGGATTCTTTTTCCCAAAACATCCGAAGTACCAGTCCCTGCCCGTTAAAGGGAAAGTAACGGGAATGGATTTGGAAAAGGACCTGTTTGTCCGTCTGGAGACGGAAGATGGGCGTCCCTTACGTTATGACGTTCATCCGCAAGCCTTTCTGTACCGCGATCTAAAGGATAAAACACAAATTGCTCCTCTGGACCGGCAATTCAGTTCCAAAACACTGGGGCAGCGTGCGTTGACAATATTGGCGGGACCCGTTTTCAACATCGTGTTGGCCACAATATTGTTCATGGTCTTGGTCAAACTGACCGGTGTCGAATCCAAGGTGATTCACGATGTGGTACCCGGTTCACCCGCGGCCGAGTCTGGGTTAAAATCGGGAGATGTGATTCGTGCCGTGAACGGTCAAACGATCCGTGATGGTGACGACTTGCGGGATAAAGTGCAGCAATCACAGGGACAACCGATTTTGGTCACGGTGCAGCGTGGGGACCAGGTTTTTCAAACCAAGGTGAAACCGATCTGGAACCCGCAAATCAAGCAGTATCTCATGAATGTACGCTTGCAGCAGCAACCGGCCACCGCCACAGAAGTGGTGGCAAAGGGGGCGAAAGAGACCGTCATATGGACGGATCGGATCTTCGAGGGATTTGGCCAATTGATCACAGGCAAAATTGGCATCCAGTCCCTGGGAGGGCCGGTACAGATCGCCTCCATCACCGGACAGGCTGCAGAAGCAGGATTTCTCGCTTTGATCAGGTGGACGGCTTTACTCAGCCTGTATCTCGGTGTATTTAATCTGTTGCCCATTCCGGCCTTGGACGGAAGCCGACTGGTGTTTATCGGATTGGAGGCTTTGCGTGGACGGCCGGTAGATCCGAACAAAGAGAGCATGGTTCACTTTGTCGGATTCGCTTTGCTGATGGTACTGATGTTGGCAGTGACGTACAACGATATCATGAAGGTGTTTTTCAGTCAACGTTGA